Proteins encoded within one genomic window of Streptomyces taklimakanensis:
- a CDS encoding transposase family protein: MPVHPSGVDVSSSALRFLSAKLRQRRRELGTRWRRLSAGRQALLTLAHLRNGHPPPASGRGHPHARLAAGFGIGTTTAYRYITEAVEVLAALAPTLADAARAASSKAFVLLDGTLLPIDRIAADRPFHSGKHKRHGMNVQVLADPFGRLLWVSPALPGAVHDVRAAREHGIIDALAEVGITCWADKGYRGVGRTVRTPCWGRWETLSTGQQAVNRSHAKIRALVEQAMATLKSWRLLRRLRCSTTRITGLVQAVLTLHLASSER; the protein is encoded by the coding sequence GTGCCTGTCCACCCGTCGGGCGTCGACGTGTCCAGTTCTGCCCTGCGCTTCCTGTCCGCCAAGCTCCGTCAGCGCCGTCGGGAGCTCGGCACCCGCTGGCGGCGCCTGAGTGCCGGCCGGCAGGCCCTGCTCACCCTCGCCCATCTCCGCAACGGCCACCCTCCCCCAGCCTCCGGCCGGGGGCACCCCCATGCCCGGCTCGCAGCCGGATTCGGCATCGGGACCACGACCGCGTACCGGTACATCACCGAGGCCGTCGAGGTCCTGGCCGCCCTCGCCCCCACCCTCGCGGACGCGGCCCGGGCGGCATCGTCGAAGGCGTTCGTGCTGCTGGATGGCACCCTGCTTCCGATCGACCGGATCGCAGCCGACCGGCCGTTCCACTCAGGGAAACACAAGAGGCACGGGATGAACGTGCAGGTTCTCGCCGATCCCTTCGGACGGCTGCTGTGGGTCTCACCGGCTCTGCCCGGCGCCGTCCACGACGTCCGCGCGGCCCGCGAGCACGGCATCATCGACGCCCTCGCCGAGGTCGGCATCACCTGCTGGGCCGACAAGGGCTACCGGGGCGTCGGCCGCACGGTCCGCACCCCGTGCTGGGGGCGGTGGGAGACTCTTTCCACCGGTCAACAGGCGGTCAACCGGTCCCACGCGAAGATCCGCGCCCTCGTCGAGCAGGCCATGGCCACCCTCAAGTCCTGGCGCCTCCTGCGCAGGCTCCGGTGCTCGACCACCCGCATCACCGGCCTCGTTCAGGCCGTCCTCACCCTGCATCTGGCCAGCTCAGAACGATGA
- a CDS encoding glucose-1-phosphate thymidylyltransferase: MKALVLSGGAGTRLRPFSYSMPKQLIPIVNKPVLVYVLEDIAALGVTEVAVIVGDRAAQITEALGDGSRFGVRVTTIHQDEPRGLAHCVELARPFLGDDDFVMYLGDNMLPDGITAIAEEFRSGRPAAQIVVHRVPDPRAFGVAELDAEGAVVALAEKPSRPRSDLALIGVYFFTSAIHEAVAAIEPSARGELEITDAIQWLLTHGHDVKAGEYGGYWKDTGKADDVLECNRHLLGMLRPRVEGDIDATSELIGPVVIESGARVVRSRIVGPAVIGAGTLVEDCRIGPDTSVARDCVLRATQLTDSIVMAGASITRVPGLHGSLIGRSANIGPSDHAEAHHRLVVGDHTHVEVAA, translated from the coding sequence ATGAAGGCTCTGGTGCTGTCGGGCGGGGCGGGAACACGCCTGCGCCCCTTCAGCTATTCGATGCCGAAACAGCTCATCCCGATCGTGAACAAACCTGTTCTCGTCTATGTCCTGGAGGACATCGCCGCACTCGGTGTGACCGAGGTCGCCGTGATCGTCGGCGACCGGGCCGCGCAGATCACCGAGGCCCTGGGCGACGGCTCCCGCTTCGGCGTGCGCGTCACCACGATCCACCAGGACGAGCCGCGCGGTCTCGCCCACTGCGTCGAGCTGGCGCGCCCCTTCCTGGGCGACGACGACTTCGTCATGTACCTCGGCGACAACATGCTGCCCGACGGCATCACCGCCATCGCCGAGGAGTTCCGGTCCGGCCGTCCGGCCGCCCAGATAGTCGTCCACAGGGTGCCCGACCCCCGTGCCTTCGGCGTCGCCGAACTCGACGCCGAGGGCGCCGTGGTCGCGCTGGCGGAGAAGCCGAGCCGGCCGCGCAGCGACCTGGCCCTGATCGGGGTGTACTTCTTCACCAGCGCCATCCACGAGGCCGTCGCGGCCATCGAGCCCAGTGCCCGGGGCGAGTTGGAGATCACCGACGCCATCCAGTGGCTGCTGACCCACGGCCACGACGTGAAGGCGGGTGAGTACGGCGGGTACTGGAAGGACACCGGCAAGGCGGACGACGTCCTCGAGTGCAACCGGCACCTCCTGGGCATGCTGCGCCCTCGCGTTGAGGGGGACATCGACGCGACCAGCGAACTCATCGGTCCGGTCGTCATCGAGTCCGGCGCCCGCGTGGTGCGTTCTCGGATCGTCGGCCCGGCCGTGATCGGCGCCGGCACCCTGGTCGAGGACTGCCGGATCGGCCCCGACACCTCCGTCGCCCGCGACTGCGTCCTGCGTGCCACCCAGCTCACCGATTCCATCGTCATGGCCGGTGCCTCGATCACCCGGGTTCCCGGTCTGCACGGCTCCCTCATCGGCCGCTCCGCCAACATCGGGCCGAGCGATCACGCCGAGGCCCACCACCGCCTCGTGGTCGGCGACCACACCCATGTGGAGGTGGCCGCGTGA
- the rfbB gene encoding dTDP-glucose 4,6-dehydratase, translating to MKVLVTGGAGFIGSHYVRTMLVGGYPGYEQARVTVLDKLTYAGNRDNIPLGHPRLDLVEGDVCDRDLLLEVLPGHDAVVHFAAESHVDRSLSLADAFVRTNVLGTQTLLDTCLAAKVGRVVHVSTDEVYGSIAEGSWTEEWPLLPNSPYAASKAASDLIARSYWRTHGLDVSITRCSNNFGPHQHPEKLIPLFITNLLEGEQVPLYGDGLNVREWLHVDDHSQAIRLVLTRGRAGEIYNVGGGNEQTNLSVTERLLELCGADRSSIRHVEDRKGHDQRYSLDESKIREELGYTPKVDFDAGLAETVVWYRDNEQWWKASMERGRG from the coding sequence GTGAAGGTACTCGTCACCGGCGGAGCCGGTTTCATCGGCTCCCACTACGTCCGCACCATGCTGGTCGGCGGCTACCCGGGCTACGAACAGGCCCGCGTCACCGTCCTCGACAAGCTCACCTACGCCGGCAACCGCGACAACATCCCGCTGGGACACCCCCGCCTCGACTTGGTCGAAGGCGACGTCTGCGACCGCGACCTGCTTCTCGAGGTGCTGCCCGGCCACGACGCCGTCGTTCACTTCGCCGCCGAGTCCCACGTCGACCGTTCGCTCTCCCTCGCCGACGCCTTCGTCCGTACGAACGTCCTCGGCACCCAGACCCTGCTCGACACCTGTCTCGCCGCGAAGGTGGGCCGGGTCGTGCACGTCTCGACCGATGAGGTGTACGGCTCCATCGCAGAGGGCTCGTGGACCGAGGAGTGGCCGTTGTTGCCCAACTCCCCTTACGCCGCCTCGAAGGCCGCCTCCGACCTGATCGCCCGCTCCTACTGGCGCACGCACGGGCTGGACGTGTCGATCACCCGCTGTTCCAACAACTTCGGCCCCCACCAGCACCCCGAAAAGCTCATCCCGCTGTTCATCACCAACCTGCTCGAAGGCGAGCAGGTCCCGCTGTACGGCGACGGGCTCAACGTACGGGAATGGCTGCACGTCGACGACCACTCGCAAGCCATCCGGCTGGTCCTCACCCGGGGACGCGCCGGCGAGATCTACAACGTGGGCGGCGGCAACGAGCAGACCAACCTCTCCGTCACCGAGCGGCTCCTGGAGCTCTGCGGGGCGGACCGGTCGAGCATCCGCCATGTCGAGGACCGCAAGGGCCACGACCAGCGCTACTCGCTCGACGAGAGCAAGATCCGAGAAGAGCTCGGGTACACACCGAAGGTCGACTTCGACGCGGGTCTGGCGGAGACCGTCGTCTGGTACCGGGACAACGAGCAGTGGTGGAAGGCATCCATGGAGCGAGGCCGTGGCTGA
- the rfbH gene encoding lipopolysaccharide biosynthesis protein RfbH, producing MAEERSTNDHKALVLDEVRKYHLDQQNTDGFVPGVTEIWPSGAVLEAEDRVALVEAALDLRIAAGPSSRKFESAFARRLRRRKAHLTNSGSSANLLALSAYTSHLFEHRRLRPGDEVITVAAGFPTTVNPIVQNGLVPVFVDVELSTYNTTADRVAEAVGPKTRAIMIAHALGNPFEAAEIAEIAREHDLFFIEDNCDGVGSTYRGQLTGTFGDVTTVSFYPAHHLTMGEGGCVLTSDLKLARIVESLRDWGRDCWCEPGKNNTCLRRFQYRMGTLPEGYDHKYIFSHVGYNLKATDLQAALGLTQPDKLDRFIEARKRNWRQLREGLDGVPHLLLPEPTPGSEPSWFGFVITVDADAPFSRAELVHHLEERKIGTRRLFAGNLTRHPAYLGRPHRVVGDLANSDVVTENTFWVGVYPGLTEPMLDYVIATIRTFAEERR from the coding sequence GTGGCTGAGGAACGATCGACGAACGACCACAAGGCGCTGGTGCTGGACGAGGTCCGCAAGTACCACCTCGACCAGCAGAACACCGACGGCTTCGTCCCCGGCGTCACGGAGATCTGGCCCTCCGGCGCCGTTCTGGAGGCCGAGGACCGGGTAGCCCTCGTCGAGGCCGCCCTCGACCTGCGGATCGCGGCCGGACCGAGCTCCCGGAAGTTCGAGTCCGCCTTCGCACGCCGGCTGCGCCGCCGCAAGGCGCACCTGACGAACTCGGGATCCTCCGCCAACCTCCTGGCGCTGTCCGCGTACACCTCACACCTCTTCGAGCACCGCCGGCTGCGGCCGGGTGACGAAGTGATCACCGTCGCGGCCGGTTTCCCCACCACCGTGAACCCGATCGTGCAGAACGGCCTCGTCCCCGTCTTCGTCGACGTGGAACTGAGCACCTACAACACCACGGCGGACCGCGTGGCGGAAGCCGTCGGCCCGAAGACCAGGGCGATCATGATCGCCCACGCCCTCGGCAACCCCTTCGAGGCCGCCGAGATCGCCGAGATCGCCCGGGAGCACGACCTCTTCTTCATCGAGGACAACTGTGACGGTGTGGGTTCCACTTACCGGGGGCAGCTCACCGGCACCTTCGGAGACGTCACGACCGTCAGTTTCTACCCGGCCCACCACCTCACCATGGGCGAAGGCGGCTGCGTCCTGACCTCCGACCTGAAGCTCGCCCGGATCGTCGAGTCGCTGCGCGACTGGGGCCGGGACTGCTGGTGCGAGCCGGGCAAGAACAACACCTGCCTCAGGCGCTTCCAGTACCGGATGGGAACGCTCCCGGAGGGGTACGACCACAAATACATCTTCTCCCACGTCGGTTACAACCTGAAGGCCACAGACCTGCAAGCCGCGCTGGGACTCACCCAGCCGGACAAGCTCGACCGCTTCATCGAAGCCCGCAAACGCAACTGGCGGCAGCTCCGCGAAGGGCTGGACGGCGTCCCGCACCTGCTGCTGCCCGAACCCACTCCGGGCAGCGAGCCCAGTTGGTTCGGGTTCGTCATCACCGTGGACGCCGACGCCCCCTTCAGCCGTGCCGAGCTGGTCCACCACCTCGAGGAACGCAAGATCGGCACGCGTCGGCTCTTCGCCGGAAACCTCACGCGTCACCCCGCCTACCTGGGGAGGCCCCACAGGGTGGTCGGCGACCTCGCCAACTCCGATGTCGTCACGGAGAACACCTTCTGGGTGGGGGTCTATCCGGGACTCACCGAGCCGATGCTCGACTACGTGATCGCCACGATCAGGACATTCGCGGAGGAGCGTCGATGA
- a CDS encoding NDP-hexose 2,3-dehydratase family protein has product MSISPPLNRRRDVRIAERLAYSADVTDKGAVFRTADFDDWLEGRRRAHHFRVQRIAFADLDGWSFEPGTGNLGHHSGRFFTVEGLSVHTDTGPYAHWQQPIIRQPEVGILGILAKEFDGVLHFLMQAKMEPGNRNLLQLSPTVQATRSNYTKVHRGADVKYLDHFTVPGRGRVLVDVLQSEHGAWFYRKANRNMIVETDEEIRLDEDFCWLTLGRIGELLRRDNVVNMDARTVLACAPVSSDEPGALLPDTGLLSWFTARRSETDVRAERVPLGQVRGWKRSEWSIDHVEGRYFRVVAVSVEAGNREVRGWSQPLFEPCDTGVTAFLTRRVGGVPHLLVHAKLEGGFLDRIELAPTAQYTATNHTDRIGDDRPPFLDLVLSADPERVRYDKLHSEEGGRFLNAESRYLFVDAGKSEAPLEAPPGYAWVTPGQLRWLVGHSHYVNVQARTLLSLLNTGAVRL; this is encoded by the coding sequence ATGAGCATCAGTCCACCTCTGAACCGGCGCCGGGACGTGCGGATCGCCGAGCGGTTGGCGTACTCCGCGGATGTCACGGACAAGGGCGCCGTGTTCCGCACCGCGGACTTCGACGACTGGCTCGAAGGCCGTAGGCGGGCCCACCACTTCCGGGTGCAGCGCATCGCCTTCGCGGACCTGGACGGCTGGTCCTTCGAACCCGGCACCGGCAACCTCGGCCACCACAGCGGCCGGTTCTTCACCGTCGAAGGGCTGTCCGTCCACACCGACACCGGCCCCTACGCGCACTGGCAGCAGCCGATCATCAGACAGCCCGAGGTCGGCATCCTGGGTATCCTGGCAAAGGAGTTCGACGGAGTCCTCCACTTCCTCATGCAGGCCAAGATGGAACCGGGCAACCGCAATCTGCTCCAGCTCTCCCCGACCGTGCAGGCGACCCGCAGCAACTACACCAAGGTCCACCGCGGCGCGGACGTGAAGTACCTGGACCACTTCACGGTCCCCGGTCGAGGCCGGGTCCTTGTGGACGTCCTGCAGTCCGAGCACGGCGCGTGGTTCTACCGCAAGGCCAATCGCAACATGATCGTGGAGACCGATGAGGAGATACGGCTCGACGAGGACTTCTGCTGGCTGACCCTCGGCCGGATCGGTGAACTCCTGCGCCGCGACAACGTGGTGAACATGGACGCCCGCACCGTGCTGGCCTGCGCTCCCGTCTCCTCCGACGAACCCGGTGCGCTCCTGCCGGACACGGGTCTGCTTTCCTGGTTCACCGCCCGGCGCTCCGAGACCGATGTCCGTGCGGAGCGCGTCCCGCTGGGACAGGTCAGGGGCTGGAAACGCAGCGAGTGGTCCATCGACCACGTGGAGGGCCGGTACTTCCGTGTCGTCGCGGTCTCCGTCGAGGCCGGTAACCGGGAGGTACGCGGCTGGTCGCAGCCCCTGTTCGAGCCGTGCGACACGGGTGTGACCGCTTTCCTGACCCGACGCGTCGGGGGCGTGCCCCACCTGCTGGTGCACGCCAAGCTCGAAGGCGGATTCCTCGACCGAATCGAGCTGGCCCCCACCGCCCAGTACACCGCCACCAACCACACGGACCGCATCGGCGACGACCGGCCCCCCTTCCTCGACCTCGTACTGTCGGCCGACCCGGAACGCGTGCGGTACGACAAACTCCACTCGGAGGAGGGCGGCCGTTTCCTCAACGCCGAGAGCCGCTACCTCTTCGTGGACGCCGGCAAGAGCGAGGCTCCCCTGGAGGCTCCACCCGGGTACGCCTGGGTGACCCCGGGACAGCTGCGGTGGCTGGTGGGACACAGTCACTACGTGAACGTCCAGGCACGCACCCTGCTCTCGCTCCTCAACACCGGCGCGGTGCGCCTGTGA
- a CDS encoding Gfo/Idh/MocA family protein, which translates to MPPLRLAVLGCADFARRRMLPAFAACDDIALSAVASRDHARARSLADAYGCRALHGYTAALEDDDVDAVYIPLPAGLHAHWVREALLAGKHVLAEKPLATTRAETADLLDLARTRGLALVENVLFPHHSQHARARELVEAGTIGEPRFFQAAFTVPRRPDTDIRYRADLGGGALWDVGVYPVRAALFALGEDLRVAGAVAVRDTEWDVDTGGAALLHTPSGVSAQLAFGLDDAYRSVYTYAGSRGRLTVEPAFTPPADHIPSLRLERGGEITEVRLAAEDQVARAVAAFVAAVRGGVAPDVAVLRQAALLEAIATRAAVAARP; encoded by the coding sequence ATGCCGCCCTTGCGGCTGGCGGTCCTCGGCTGCGCGGACTTCGCCCGCCGACGCATGCTGCCGGCGTTCGCGGCCTGCGACGACATCGCCCTTTCGGCGGTGGCCAGCCGTGACCACGCCCGAGCCCGGTCGCTGGCCGACGCCTACGGCTGCCGCGCCCTCCACGGCTACACGGCCGCGCTGGAGGACGACGACGTCGACGCGGTGTACATCCCGCTGCCCGCGGGGCTTCACGCACACTGGGTTCGCGAGGCCCTGCTTGCGGGCAAGCACGTCCTCGCGGAGAAACCCCTGGCCACCACTCGCGCCGAGACCGCCGACCTCCTCGACCTCGCCCGTACGAGGGGGCTCGCCCTGGTCGAGAACGTCCTGTTCCCGCATCACTCCCAGCACGCCAGGGCACGCGAGCTCGTCGAGGCGGGCACGATCGGGGAACCACGCTTCTTCCAGGCGGCCTTCACGGTTCCCCGGCGCCCGGACACCGACATCCGCTACCGCGCGGACCTCGGCGGTGGAGCGCTGTGGGACGTCGGGGTCTACCCGGTCCGGGCCGCCCTGTTCGCGCTCGGCGAGGATCTGAGGGTCGCCGGTGCCGTCGCCGTACGGGACACAGAGTGGGACGTCGACACCGGGGGCGCGGCCTTGCTCCACACCCCCTCGGGAGTGAGCGCCCAGCTCGCCTTCGGTCTCGACGACGCCTACCGCAGCGTGTACACGTACGCGGGCAGTCGGGGGCGCCTGACCGTCGAGCCTGCCTTCACGCCACCCGCCGACCACATCCCGTCGCTCCGCCTGGAGCGGGGCGGCGAGATCACGGAGGTACGGCTGGCCGCGGAGGATCAGGTCGCCCGGGCCGTCGCGGCGTTCGTGGCCGCCGTGCGCGGCGGGGTGGCACCCGATGTGGCCGTGCTCCGGCAGGCGGCTCTGCTGGAGGCGATCGCCACACGGGCTGCTGTCGCGGCAAGACCATGA
- a CDS encoding NAD(P)-dependent oxidoreductase encodes MSSNQSVTVIGLGPMGQAMANTYLDNGYEVTLWNRTASRADDLVARGAVLAKSVEDAVGANELVILSLTDYEAMYAVLEPAADAVSGHVFVNLSSDTPEKTRAGSRWITERGGTHLTGGVTVPPAGIGKPESKTFYSGPRAAFDKHRTSLEILTGTDFRGEEPGLAALMYQIGMAMFWPSMLSYWQAIALADANGLKAADILSHANDTMLAMPHFLGFYAERVDAGNHEGDVDRLAMGLASVEHVMHTIGDAGVDTSFQAAVVDLFRRAMDAGHAADSFSSIVELLRKPA; translated from the coding sequence ATGAGCAGCAACCAGTCCGTCACCGTCATCGGGCTCGGCCCCATGGGGCAGGCGATGGCCAACACCTACCTCGACAACGGGTACGAGGTCACCCTCTGGAACCGCACCGCCTCCCGGGCCGATGATCTGGTGGCACGGGGCGCCGTCCTCGCCAAGAGCGTGGAGGACGCCGTCGGGGCCAACGAGCTGGTGATCCTGAGCCTGACCGACTACGAGGCCATGTACGCAGTCCTGGAGCCGGCGGCCGACGCGGTGTCGGGCCACGTCTTCGTCAACCTCAGCTCCGACACCCCGGAGAAGACGCGCGCCGGTTCCCGCTGGATCACCGAGCGCGGCGGCACACACCTCACGGGTGGTGTGACGGTCCCGCCCGCCGGTATCGGCAAGCCCGAGTCGAAGACCTTCTACAGCGGTCCCCGCGCCGCCTTCGACAAGCACCGCACCAGTCTGGAGATCCTCACCGGCACCGACTTCCGCGGCGAGGAGCCGGGGCTCGCGGCCCTGATGTACCAGATCGGCATGGCGATGTTCTGGCCGTCCATGCTCAGCTACTGGCAGGCGATCGCCCTCGCCGACGCCAACGGCCTGAAGGCGGCGGACATCCTGTCCCACGCCAACGACACCATGCTCGCCATGCCGCACTTCCTCGGCTTCTACGCCGAGCGCGTCGACGCCGGCAACCACGAGGGCGACGTCGACCGCCTGGCGATGGGCCTGGCGAGTGTGGAGCACGTCATGCACACCATCGGCGACGCGGGCGTGGACACCTCGTTCCAGGCCGCGGTGGTGGACCTGTTCCGCCGCGCGATGGATGCCGGCCACGCGGCCGACAGCTTCTCCAGCATCGTCGAGCTGTTGCGCAAGCCCGCATGA
- a CDS encoding ferredoxin, giving the protein MITAGTDTIKTTTADKADTRRAASGRRMLLSIDAAACTGAGTCEAMHPALFRVEPAGHAVVSRAELTGPADVEAATDVLDVCPTEAVRPTFADPVARS; this is encoded by the coding sequence ATGATCACGGCGGGCACCGACACCATAAAGACAACCACGGCCGACAAGGCCGACACCCGCCGGGCGGCGTCCGGCAGGCGGATGCTGCTGTCGATCGACGCGGCAGCGTGCACGGGCGCCGGGACGTGCGAGGCGATGCACCCGGCGCTGTTCCGGGTGGAGCCTGCGGGCCACGCGGTGGTGAGCCGCGCCGAGCTGACCGGCCCCGCGGACGTCGAGGCCGCGACCGACGTCCTGGACGTCTGCCCGACGGAGGCGGTCCGCCCGACCTTTGCGGATCCGGTCGCGCGGTCCTGA
- a CDS encoding acyl-CoA dehydrogenase family protein yields MIRLGAEAQNILDAVRDAVPALRRNGVETEQRRWIVDENIELLEKAGVFRMAVPERFGGLDLPVAEQAEILASISRGCASTGWVSMVWVSSAWIASLYPDRAQKEVFADGSVRVSGGFTPSGTLTPVEDGYRLNGSWRFNTGVPGAQWNVYAAVVEHADGRHEELFALVPAEDITVADDWDVFGAAGTGSATSTAKDVFVPTHRVVDTSVYDASTGDRWNAEVKGRNYNLLSYILATCAPVYLGVARSALGLFTERAAGKPITYTNWTDQREHPHTQITVGRVASQIAACEALSENWLRVIQERADRGQKMTVEEKAAVRGQVGYVVEATKAAVQMLYDISSASTIVRSNHFQRAFRDIAALSLHGLLAPTGSLEAHGRVLLGLEPGTDYI; encoded by the coding sequence ATGATCCGGCTCGGCGCGGAAGCACAGAATATCCTCGACGCGGTGCGGGACGCGGTTCCCGCCCTTCGTCGCAACGGGGTGGAAACTGAGCAAAGGCGCTGGATTGTCGACGAGAACATCGAGCTCCTGGAGAAGGCCGGCGTTTTCCGCATGGCGGTGCCCGAACGGTTCGGCGGACTCGACCTGCCGGTGGCCGAGCAGGCGGAGATCCTCGCCTCGATCTCCCGGGGCTGCGCCTCGACGGGCTGGGTGTCCATGGTGTGGGTCTCCAGCGCCTGGATCGCCAGCCTCTACCCCGACCGGGCCCAGAAGGAGGTCTTCGCGGACGGCTCGGTGCGGGTCTCCGGCGGTTTCACCCCGTCCGGCACGCTCACCCCCGTCGAGGACGGCTACCGACTCAACGGCAGCTGGCGGTTCAACACCGGTGTGCCCGGCGCCCAATGGAACGTCTACGCGGCGGTGGTCGAGCACGCCGACGGCCGGCACGAGGAGCTGTTCGCGCTGGTGCCGGCCGAGGACATCACCGTCGCCGACGACTGGGACGTCTTCGGCGCGGCGGGCACCGGCAGCGCCACCTCCACCGCGAAGGACGTCTTCGTCCCCACGCACCGCGTCGTCGACACCTCGGTGTACGACGCCTCCACCGGCGACCGCTGGAACGCCGAGGTCAAGGGACGCAACTACAACCTGCTCAGCTACATTCTGGCCACCTGCGCCCCTGTCTACCTGGGTGTCGCCCGCTCCGCGCTCGGTCTGTTCACCGAGCGGGCCGCCGGCAAGCCCATCACCTACACCAACTGGACCGATCAGCGCGAGCACCCCCACACCCAGATCACGGTGGGGCGCGTGGCGAGCCAGATCGCCGCCTGCGAGGCACTGTCCGAGAACTGGCTGCGCGTCATTCAGGAGCGCGCCGACCGCGGCCAGAAGATGACTGTCGAGGAGAAGGCGGCGGTCCGCGGTCAGGTCGGTTACGTGGTGGAGGCCACCAAGGCGGCCGTACAGATGCTGTACGACATCAGCTCCGCCTCCACCATCGTGCGCAGCAACCATTTCCAGCGTGCCTTCCGCGACATCGCGGCGTTGTCCCTGCACGGGCTGCTGGCCCCCACCGGCTCTCTGGAGGCGCACGGCCGTGTGCTGCTCGGCCTGGAACCAGGTACCGACTACATCTGA
- a CDS encoding YybH family protein, with amino-acid sequence MTFTVDIDFDKPDLTADIDTQNEIFLQVFNSGDGELFDRLYRADSISNFSGRPLTGAARRKFFKEFLATKPKLQAEVTHSWVAGDVTLIGVRFTIDGTDQDGRPMHLEGTCTDVLRRGEDGRWLMAIDRPVAGSLLPE; translated from the coding sequence ATGACTTTCACCGTCGACATCGACTTCGACAAGCCCGACCTGACCGCCGACATCGACACGCAGAACGAGATCTTCCTGCAGGTCTTCAACTCCGGTGACGGCGAGCTGTTCGACCGGCTCTACCGCGCGGACTCCATCTCCAACTTCTCCGGCCGGCCGCTGACCGGCGCCGCCCGGCGGAAGTTCTTCAAGGAGTTCCTCGCCACCAAGCCCAAGCTCCAGGCCGAGGTCACCCACTCGTGGGTGGCCGGCGACGTCACCCTGATCGGGGTGCGCTTCACCATCGACGGCACCGACCAGGACGGCAGGCCGATGCACCTGGAGGGCACCTGCACGGACGTGCTGCGCCGGGGCGAGGACGGCCGGTGGCTGATGGCCATCGACCGTCCGGTCGCCGGGAGTCTGCTCCCCGAGTAA
- a CDS encoding YybH family protein: MARLTNDVEKHTALYVEAFNAGDVDAVNAMYTEDAVAVWEPGVPLTGQARTDSVRDFLSRGPRMTAVPRQSFVTDDTALLVVDWTIDTTDEKGDPEHLEGVGLDVLRRGADGNWRYAIDDPYGEK, encoded by the coding sequence ATGGCACGACTCACCAACGATGTCGAGAAGCACACCGCCCTGTACGTGGAGGCGTTCAACGCCGGCGACGTGGACGCGGTGAACGCGATGTACACCGAGGACGCGGTCGCGGTCTGGGAGCCCGGTGTGCCGCTGACCGGTCAGGCCCGCACCGACTCCGTTCGTGACTTCCTGTCCCGCGGGCCACGGATGACGGCGGTGCCGCGGCAGTCGTTCGTCACGGACGACACCGCCCTGCTGGTCGTCGACTGGACCATCGACACCACCGACGAAAAGGGCGACCCCGAGCACCTGGAAGGCGTCGGCCTCGACGTTCTGCGCCGCGGCGCGGACGGCAACTGGCGGTACGCCATCGACGACCCGTACGGCGAGAAGTGA